One Danio rerio strain Tuebingen ecotype United States chromosome 13, GRCz12tu, whole genome shotgun sequence DNA window includes the following coding sequences:
- the cfl1l gene encoding non-muscle cofilin 1-like, with the protein MASGVAISDDVIAHYELIRVRLQGTDEKERFKLVVMRLSDDLKNIIVDEKNCLKVKDVENEKDVFKKIISMLPPKECRYALYDCKYTNKESVKEDLVFIFSAPDDAPMRSKMLYASSKNALKAKLPGMKFEWQINDNADKDASSLVEKLGGSKIVTSLEGKPV; encoded by the exons ATG GCCTCAGGTGTAGCGATCAGCGATGACGTGATAGCCCACTATGAATTAATCCGGGTGCGCCTCCAGGGTACAGATGAGAAAGAGAGGTTTAAATTGGTGGTCATGCGTTTGAGTGATGACTTAAAGAACATCATAGTGGACGAAAAAAACTGTTTGAAAGTCAAAGATGTGGAGAACGAAAAGGATGTCTTCAAAAAGATCATCAGTATGCTTCCTCCCAAAGAGTGTCGCTACGCCCTGTATGACTGCAAATATACTAACAAGGAGAGTGTGAAGGAGGACCTGGTCTTCATCTTTTC cGCCCCTGATGATGCCCCCATGAGGAGTAAAATGCTGTACGCGAGCTCAAAGAATGCTCTGAAGGCCAAATTGCCAG GTATGAAGTTTGAGTGGCAAATTAATGACAATGCAGATAAAGACGCATCAAGTCTTGTGGAAAAACTTGGTGGAAGCAAAATTGTAACGTCTTTGGAGGGGAAGCCTGTCTAA